Sequence from the Primulina huaijiensis isolate GDHJ02 chromosome 16, ASM1229523v2, whole genome shotgun sequence genome:
CCCATCCTTTAGCTATTGATCTTTTGCAAAAGATGCTTGTCTTCGACCCTTCAAAGAGGATTGGTGTAACCGAAGCACTTCAACACCCGTACATGTCTCCCTTATACGATCCAAGATGCGACCCTCCGGCGCAAGTCCCCATCAATCTTGACATTGATGAGGATTTAGGGGAAGAGATGATTAGGGAATTGATGTGGATGGAAATACTAAACTACCATCCTGAAGCCGCTGTGGCCAATATGGAAATCACCGTCCAACCTTAAGTTTCAACGTAAGTTTCGCAGCGGCGATAGGATCTACCCTTTGTTTTTGTAACATCAGAAGTTTATGTCAACATTTTCTGCTGTTTTTTCTGTTCCAATAATCTTAGCAGACTATTGAAGCTGTTTGGCTGCCAACGTGCTTACTACTACGTCTGTTCATGGGCTTGAACTTTTTATAACAAGTTCCTACTACTTTGTACATATATTTGTTtgcaaaaaatcaaaaaatgaaaataaaatatctttgTACATTAATCATATgctgtttctaatgatttatatataagaAAAACTATTTCAGGTGTGTGGTGAAGGTTTTATGACAATAGTCGTGAAGATTTTCTGGTTTTCATCTGCTATTACCATTCTGTCCATTCCTGTATTAGTAAAGATCCAAAATGGTTCTCTGTTTTTTGATTGCCtcaaaagaaagagagaaaaattgtTAATGATTTCTCAccttgaaatttgaattgtgctttctttgatcttttaattttttatatttccaatttttttttattactggGCAAATATATAAAGATCTTATCCATTCAACCATCTTTTTACTTTTACGAAATGTAGTAATCCTTATCTTGACCTTTTTTTATCCAGGTCGAAGCTATTTTTTGTCTTTAAGACACTGTTCGAAGGAACTTGACAAGAACTTTGATTAAATCTCATTCATGCATCGCAATTTGCAACACTGTGCCTAAGCGTGGCCACATTAATTACTACAGGCATAGGATTCTGATTTTCTAGACCTAAGTACCGTAGTTAGGATCCTTATCTAAACTATTTACTCAGCGAAATAATAACCATTACATAGATGTCATAAAATCCAcattttatttcttataaattaatAGATTATTTGAGAATACACATCACCTCACACGTGTGggacaaatatttttcattgtacTTTTTCTAGAAGATGAAATTAATGTATCATCGCATGTAAAAGTTATTGAAATCAACGGGTCCAAAGAAGCATATTCTTTTGAATCCATAGATTTTATAATATGACGATGTCTACATCAATTAAGTCGAGAAAATTGATTATATTTTCTCTTATGTGGTTCAATGTCTCTTAATTCGGTCACATCTTATCAATGCAATTAAAGATTACTATAAAAATACACATATTAAATGTATTTGGagagagatttttttttatgaattttaaattaaatgtgtGGTTTTCAATTCAGatttttgttaaattaaatGCGTGATATTTTGTTGATAATGGAAATTAGAAGATTTCAAATGAAAAGCaagcaaataataataataataatatgaaacaAATATAAAAGTAAATTGCTAGTTGCTGAttctttcaataaaaataatcgaCTGTGACATgaaaataatcttttttatgaattaattaatatttaacgACAACTTAGGAAAAACACATGCATGCCACAATGTATGATTAATTTTTCATATAACGTAGATTCTTCGGATTTTTTCGTACAAAAAAATCGAAGAAAAAATAATAGATCCCATCATACAAAaaagttatatttaaataatctattaaataataaattttagaaTATATAAATTCGAAAGGCCAGAAAAATTCTTCATGCttcctaaaattaaaatctttttaGAATGGTAAATATTTTGGGATGAGTGTCAACTACATTAAATAAAAgtgaagttaaaaaaaaaaccaaaaaataatttaaatttttttttaatgcagaGAATATGCGTGggacattattattttattgtgtcCAACTGGCCCGAGTTGCtattcaaaaaatattgtaatttttaaatatacacttatttgattttttcgatgttggagtttaaatttttttatgttgtgtgtagaaaattaaaaaggCATATATTCCTAAAGCACGTTTAATGAGAATAATAAAAAACCTAAATATCTAAATACAATATTCTTAGTACTTTGgagttaaaataaatataaggtTAAGTATTAATTTAGTggagacaaaaaaaaaacatgtaagtAATTAAATAAGTTGGAAGTTGACCACACGTAGGTGGGCATGTTTTAGACAAGCCATGATCTTGCCACTCGTTATTTCACTATTATGAGTTGGATTCAATTACTACTGTATATGAAAAATCAACGATACTATTTTTTGAGtatgttttttgtgagacggtttcacgaatctttatttatgagacggatcaaccctatcgatattaaaaaaaaatattcttagcataaaaagtaataattttttattgatgacctaaataagagatatgtctcacaaaatacgacccgtgagaccgtcttaaacaagtttttgtcctgttttttttctttgtgtgtgtgtgtgtgattatatatatataataggtCTTTTGTGATATGATATTATAGGTTTATATTCGTGAGACAGATCGACTCGATTCATACTtaacattaaaagtaatatttttggaatGAAGCTTTATGATTTGGATCAAGTTGTAGATTTTTCTCTATAAATTAACTGATGAGATTGTCTCAagagaaattttatgatatatatttaaaatttgaatgaaACGTTAAGGATAAGCAAATATATAAAACTATCTTCCATTTTCACCTTCTTTTTTTCCTATTTGCAAAAATAAGTTTTCCCACTCTCAGATAAAAAGTCATCATCATCGAGGTAATCATGgaattttgatttgataaaaatGTTGTTCTTCAATTAACATATCACATGGATTAATCATTTAAGAACTAAGAAGTAAGATATTCTACCATTTTATATACAACATATCCCATTAATTCAAAgttctttacaaaatattaatgTTAGAAAccacattttattttgtttataaataGATGTATTACTTAAAGGGCAAAAACtagtgtgagacggtctcacgggtcgtattttatgagacgaatctcttatttggattatccatgaaaaaatattactttttatgctaagagtattactttttattgtgaatatcggtaaggttgacacgtctcacagattaaaattcgtgagaccgtctcaaaagaAACCTCTTCTACTTAAAGTTGTTCAAAACAGCTTAtgaactcttaaaattatctttagatttttttttaaaaaaaaatcttataaacAGTTAAAATAAGCTTTTTAACATCTTATAAgctgatttaaaaaatttagataaCCCAACTTAAGTAAAAATGTcttatttgaataaattttaatatatcaaattattcatattaattttatcatatatCAAATATAGCCTCATAtgcaaattaattaataataataatcatcatcatcgttattttattattataatatgtcattagtaattatattattatcattataaactattattattaataaaattataatttcaattatttttagtgttttttaaattaatgttggttagttaaataataataatattattattactatttacAAAACATTTATACTTTTTTTATAGTCTTATGCAATTTTTGgtaattatcatataaaaaaaatcttataatatTAAACGCATCAATAACTTTAAGTTtccctttatttttaaaataagatatcATAACTTATAAGTTTCTAAATGCTAAACAacttataaaatataagaaCTTATAAACTAATTGATGCAATCGACATGTTCTTAAATTGAATCTACATGTGCTTTTtacgtaataataataataataataacatcaCATAATGAGTACCCAGATCAAATAATTTTGTGGAAATGAAATTGAGGTTTGGCTATCTTACACTaaaagaaatatattattttcatggAATAAGGGAGAACTCTAATTATATTTTGTGCATACACGGTATTCCGGTGCgtttgattttgaataatttgtGTAAACGGGGTTTGTTTGAGCAAAGTGTAAAACGAATTGAAATACCAAATGTAGCGAAGATTTCGTCTCGTTGAAATAACCTCAACATTCTTGCCTCGATTTAATTTGGCATACACAACATGCGAATGTCCACACGCTAGTATattttgtaatataatataaaaaaaaaaagatatcgTGAATATCTTGATATGATAATATGTTTATAAAATGACCACATcacttttaatataaaaaaaattaaataaactataaattttaataataacaataaattaatttacttaaagaaatattacatttattttcagaaaattttattaaaaaaatatctttaaagttttaattacTATCTTTAAAATTGTTTAAATGAAATTACTTAATATTAAATAGAAAAAAGTTAACAAATCCTAATGTGATGTGTGAGCCCAGGAATATCTTGGGGAGCATTTTTGCGGTAAAATCTAGAACGTTAAAAAGAGAGATTCGCATTGATTTCAGTAAAAATGTTACAGCTGGAGTGGCAGTTGTACGTCTGTTAACAGTTCCCTGTCCACCACCACATGTCCGGTTTTGATTAGCTACCCGCATATCTTATCTATTCAACACATGAataagtcttttgtgagacagtttcacgaatttttatctgtgagacggatcaattctatctatattcacaataaaaagtaatactcttagcataaaaagtaatatttttcatagatgacccaagtAAGAGATTTTTGACTTATAAAATTGATTCATAAGACTGTCtcataagaatttttatatcaacatattatatatattgaattataaatcATAGTTACTtattcaattatatatttttatgtattcaaCATATTATATGTGTACTAAATTATGCATAGATAATTTGTCATGATTAATACACAAGTGACATCTACCAAACCCACATGTCCCATCAACCACCAGAAGATTCCAAACCCCCCTTCACTTTTCCCCCAATTTTTCACTTTTTTCATTTCCCACCATTTAAAAACAATGAATTCCtgtctttttcttgattttccgtgaactttcttgattttcttgtcTACCTTTCCTCCTATTTAACGAGCCCATCTCCAGCCTCAAAAACCTCTTCCTCTTCTCTTTTCTATCCTACCTATAGGTTCTCCTTCTTTAGCTATACTTTTATTCTGCTTCTCTGCCTTTTCTGGGCATCATTCATCGTTTTGTGGGGGAGATTCTGCTCCATTTTGGGCTCTGGGTTCTTGTATTGTATTCCTCTTCAGATTTCAGCAGAAAAAAGGTGAAAAATTCTGGGCTAGTTCCTGGCCTGATTCTTCGTTTGTTGGTGAGATTGTTCTGTTCGATTTAGGGATCTGGGTTTCTGTTTTTGGGGATTTGTGACCATTTAATCTCGAGATTTCGACTGTTACTCTGCCGAATCAGAAAGAAATTTTGTGGGTTCTTAGATTTCTGTAAAAAGCATCGTTCTTCATGCTGCTGATAATATTGATCTCGATGTTTCAGATTCATGTCTCCTGTAGTAAGTGAAATCATCCGTTCCGGTTTTATGATTAATTCCTCTCTCAGGCGCCGGACCCATCTTGTTCAATCTTTCTCGGTTGTTTTCCTTTACTGGTTCTACGTTTTCTCATAAATAACTCTTAAAAAACAACTTTGtagtaaataaaatatcatcatATAGTATATAACCTAATCCTGATATCTGAATCAAaagaatttgataatttaaacaCCAAAAGAAAACAATGTCTTCTTCAAGTGGGACTTCTTCCAGTTCACCGCAGATTCAGAACTCCGGTTCAGAGGGAGTAGATTTGCTGAAGGCTGTTGATCAGAGGAAGAGGAAGAGAATGGAGTCGAACCGGGAATCTGCCAGGCGTTCGAGGATGAGAAAACAGAAGCATTTGGATGATCTGACGGCGGAGATTACTCAGCTCACCGATGGAAACAGCCAGATTTTGACCAACATAAGTGCCACCACGCAACACTATGTGAATCTTGAGGCTGAAAATTCAATCTTGAGGGCTCAAATGATGGAACTCAGTCAAAGACTCCATTCTTTGAATGAAATTCTTGATTTCATCAGCTCCTcatccgccgccgccgccgccgccgcctccGCCTCAGCCGCCTCCGGCGGCAGCTGTGTATTCGAGGCTGATGAGTTTCAGCATATGGGATTTGCTGATGGTTTCTTGAACAATCCATGGAACTTGATGGGACTTGATCAACAACCTCTAATGGCATCTGTGGAGATGTTTGATTATTGAGTTAGATTTgagtaaaaacaaaaacatgtaTTAGCCAGATTTCTTGTCCATATCCACTGGGAGAAATTATTGGTGGtttgaaattttagttttggtatttttttggGAAGTTAGCATTTGGGGtttaatgatattatattatattatattacaatgTATAAATAATTAGTGCAAGTTGTGTGATGCCTTGAATGGATCactcatattgttggtattaaATGAATGGCGTAGTGTTGTTTTCTTCATCATCGTTACTATTTTTATATATCCTCTTTGACTTTGAGGTTAGATAAATTTGTTACTTTAGGTTTCTCATCAGTgtgttataattattttatgaatcTGGGATGATTCTTGAAACTAAGTGGAACAATAAGTTTTAGAAttactttattttcaaaataaaattgatctaaTTATTAGCTTTTAAGTAGGGTGTTGTGTAAATAATGTGCTTTCATTAGTAGATATGACAATTTTTTTCCATCTcgtatttttttgggttcagagATTTTTTTATATCGTCTAAATAATTCCAGGCGAGTATGTAATATTGTCCTCATCTTCGAATTCGTCCTgaaaatgatattaatattaataatattataattttattttttaaaaaatataaataacaatattatttaataatattgatattaatagcaataatattattaatattaaatttatcattAATAAATTCACGTTAAGAGATTTTCCGAACAGCCCCCATCCTAtcctattaatatttttgaaacggaaATGAAGACAGAGATGGAGATTTGACGATGCG
This genomic interval carries:
- the LOC140962023 gene encoding bZIP transcription factor 44-like — encoded protein: MSSSSGTSSSSPQIQNSGSEGVDLLKAVDQRKRKRMESNRESARRSRMRKQKHLDDLTAEITQLTDGNSQILTNISATTQHYVNLEAENSILRAQMMELSQRLHSLNEILDFISSSSAAAAAAASASAASGGSCVFEADEFQHMGFADGFLNNPWNLMGLDQQPLMASVEMFDY